In a single window of the Candidatus Saccharimonadales bacterium genome:
- a CDS encoding carbohydrate binding domain-containing protein: protein MIFSPAEAASGINQQLNFQGRLLNSQGAVVPDGYYNMEFKIYQDGDGQSAGDTTGSPTGSLKWTEDWLNTGSTQGVKVVNGYLSVQLGSRTAFGSSVNWNSDTLWLSMQVGNTSNCTISTGFQTDCGGDGEMTPMKRLSSTPYALDAGMLNGLTSAAFVQLAQGVQTDATSASSIFINKTGSSGNIVELQKGGSDAFVIGNTGDVSFGNSANHSISIATAAASSGGKGLTVAGGAAGTGTGALAGGALTLNGGAGGGSGGAGGNVNIDGGLANGAGFNGTINIATNNVGTVNIGKAASASNITVQGGNGSTAVSIQTLAAGTIGVGSNNIANTIQIGSTSLSSGTQTVNVGNNNTSGGTTNVTIGAGGSAAGGTTAIQSKGNTTIATNGTLRATFDNLNNLYLGNGTSNSAPSNFAITGTASSTSGTAGGTLTVKGGDSSTGNTNGGNLILTAGAGAGTGTSGSVIVKPNGSDSTTAFQVQKSDGVTAMLTVDTKNGLIGLGAAPTAGGALVQVSTTLSAGTSLTAPSVIATTGVYTGASGGTERIDGSGNLVNIGNITGSAAVAFQGGAGTSGLTGGSGGGVSITAGAGGNGTATNGNGGDVTISSGAAGTGIGTAGTVGSVIVKNPANSTTAFQVQNSTNSKAVLAVDTTNNQIVLGSPGAGGLSGQIKLYFAGSTGSITLIPQDPGSNNYNLTIPSGGGTICTTANGLCSGGGTGSGGLAKNAVDSSSADAGTGYLYTFTNSGNAGSGGVLSLDNGNNTGPVAYLKGTSAKALQVQTSAGYNALVLDTSTTPAHLKVYDGTATGAYADISYNDGTSSAIFTASAGTAQFGGGSVPTLLTAGSGQAVTITGHTSSSWTLDNGDLTLDVTGASANLNIGTGALAKTVNIGNQTGATAVNIKAGSGNINFIPVGTGNTGVVIKPTNASTLAFQVQNSSSSKSVMSVDNSNNQVVVGDGSASGITGKLAFSYTGASGKIILTPSGSPGSSTFTLQLPSENGTLCTTAGSAACLAVYGGGTAGNFIAKDAVDTSSADSGAGALLTLTNSGSAGSGNVLKLNNNNNTGSTLDATTTGNPGAGKAVIYAENKNAAPTGNLIDLESGTVPTSMFSVDAAGNVNNAGTLTSAGDITSSTGIINSDTLSGNALTFGGASAALIQSAASQALNITGHTDSTWSLDAGNLTLQTSAANSTLTLDAGSSANGTINIGNGGASSISVEAANISLGNNAASTVQIGSASLSSGTQNIYIGNNTSSGGTTNIVIGDGGSASGGSITVRSSGTAVLSGSTTSVSATGTASLSGGTTNISSTGTTTVSGATTNVSSTGTTNISSTGNTTIATNSTTRATFDTSNHLYLGNGTSAASPNNFTILGTNSSATGVAGATVYLQGGNATVGSANGGNVSISGGSGTGTGVAGLVLISTPTFSTTTNDPNCYTGGSLVSTSCTIAQASVDDSAGIIVGFFNVGQIATLPSPTINIPGRVVYVTAANGSSDFTLEVNGGGTGNDIAMRQNTTATMVWSGSKWTAAGASSSTTLQAAYDNTLQSAGGAELVVSHTSATNGLTIRDSSINPVNGTLLSVQTSSAATLISVNGNVTEYASDAGAETAGNTTNTFPAGTWSTVGSSSVSRYTTVGNYVDTGQASVSVGTTTAANDGVKNTLDTALTANMNYNVSFAVRLLSGTFTDLNVYYSSDGTTASVVCTTGKAATISIWTKINCTFAAPASGITSSNAILIRQASSGTARSFYIDNLSVTIAADFNYATDGGVDDNANFSTNWTSVASATVSRNTGVGNDASDSAEVDATTTGQGVRNELSINPLPNTLYRITVYVSSTASGFNSFTVRYSPNGGTNFVNCADYNTQSISDTANAFTKVTCYINTSGTAVTDPDVYFTQSDTATRTFYVDTFSMTLSTDSTPNVQIGGGNDGGPVTLLTLDRAASAPIASNNDAFLGSMYYDTTLGKLQCYEADGWGACGSSPDNIVTISPEYTNAVMHGTGIGTMTSDICSDTLHVNDGTSGQPTICGTNETYNFYKWTSPQASAQTYSIYVTYQLPDTFKTFASGQTSIMGRTDSSNATVQYSVYKEDSTTGLSQCGPTVSVSTGSVSSWKVGVASGAADPSTCGFAPSDSIVFKIDVVASQNADAYVGNLNFTFSNK, encoded by the coding sequence ATGATTTTTAGCCCGGCCGAAGCGGCTAGCGGCATCAACCAACAATTGAACTTTCAGGGCCGTTTGCTTAACTCGCAAGGGGCGGTCGTACCTGATGGTTATTACAATATGGAATTTAAGATCTACCAGGATGGCGATGGCCAAAGCGCCGGAGACACCACCGGATCCCCAACCGGAAGCTTAAAGTGGACCGAAGACTGGCTCAATACCGGCTCCACCCAAGGTGTTAAAGTCGTAAATGGCTATCTATCGGTCCAGCTAGGTTCCCGCACCGCTTTTGGTAGCAGCGTTAACTGGAACTCCGATACTTTGTGGCTGTCTATGCAGGTCGGCAACACCAGCAACTGTACAATCAGCACCGGTTTCCAAACGGATTGTGGCGGAGACGGCGAAATGACCCCCATGAAACGCCTGTCTTCTACCCCGTACGCCCTGGATGCCGGCATGTTAAACGGTTTAACAAGCGCCGCTTTTGTGCAGCTAGCCCAAGGTGTCCAGACAGATGCCACCAGCGCCAGCAGTATCTTTATCAACAAGACTGGCTCTAGCGGCAATATAGTCGAGCTGCAAAAAGGCGGTTCGGACGCCTTTGTAATCGGCAATACTGGTGACGTCAGCTTTGGCAATAGCGCTAACCACAGTATTTCGATTGCTACGGCAGCCGCCTCGAGCGGCGGCAAGGGCCTAACGGTAGCCGGCGGCGCGGCCGGCACCGGCACGGGTGCCCTAGCCGGTGGTGCCTTAACGCTTAACGGTGGAGCTGGTGGCGGTTCTGGTGGCGCTGGTGGCAACGTTAATATTGACGGCGGCCTGGCCAACGGCGCTGGCTTCAATGGCACTATAAATATTGCTACCAATAATGTTGGCACTGTAAATATTGGCAAGGCTGCCTCGGCCAGCAATATCACCGTTCAGGGCGGCAACGGCTCAACCGCCGTAAGTATCCAGACATTAGCCGCCGGCACTATAGGTGTCGGCTCAAATAACATTGCTAACACCATCCAGATTGGCAGCACTTCGCTGTCTTCGGGCACGCAGACAGTTAACGTGGGCAACAATAACACCTCTGGCGGCACAACCAATGTTACGATCGGGGCCGGCGGTTCAGCGGCCGGCGGTACAACAGCCATTCAATCTAAAGGCAACACCACGATAGCTACAAACGGTACCTTACGGGCAACTTTTGATAACTTAAATAATCTTTATCTGGGCAACGGTACGAGTAATAGCGCCCCGAGTAACTTCGCTATTACCGGAACGGCTAGCAGCACATCTGGTACGGCCGGGGGCACTCTAACTGTAAAAGGTGGTGACTCCTCCACCGGTAATACTAATGGCGGCAATTTGATCTTGACTGCTGGCGCTGGGGCTGGGACTGGAACAAGCGGCAGTGTAATTGTTAAGCCCAACGGCTCAGACAGCACCACGGCCTTTCAAGTACAAAAGTCAGACGGCGTAACCGCAATGCTAACTGTCGATACCAAAAACGGTCTGATTGGCTTAGGCGCCGCACCGACAGCAGGCGGTGCTTTAGTTCAAGTCAGCACTACCTTAAGTGCCGGCACCTCCTTAACGGCCCCTAGCGTGATAGCTACAACCGGAGTTTACACTGGGGCCAGTGGCGGTACTGAGCGCATCGACGGTAGCGGCAACCTAGTTAACATTGGTAATATAACCGGCTCGGCCGCTGTGGCCTTTCAAGGTGGTGCTGGTACTAGTGGCTTAACCGGCGGTAGTGGCGGTGGTGTCAGCATCACAGCTGGTGCTGGCGGTAACGGCACCGCAACCAATGGTAACGGCGGCGACGTTACTATATCTTCCGGTGCAGCCGGAACCGGAATAGGCACGGCTGGCACAGTTGGTTCGGTAATCGTAAAGAACCCAGCCAACTCTACCACAGCTTTTCAAGTGCAAAACTCTACTAACAGCAAGGCTGTTTTGGCTGTGGATACTACCAATAATCAAATTGTGCTGGGCTCTCCCGGAGCGGGCGGCCTGAGCGGACAAATCAAGCTCTACTTTGCTGGCAGCACCGGTAGTATTACTTTGATACCACAAGATCCTGGATCTAATAACTACAACCTGACTATTCCTTCCGGTGGCGGCACCATTTGTACCACGGCCAACGGTTTATGTTCCGGTGGTGGCACGGGTAGCGGCGGTTTGGCCAAAAACGCTGTTGATAGCTCTAGCGCCGATGCTGGTACCGGCTACCTATATACCTTCACTAACTCTGGTAATGCCGGTAGTGGTGGCGTTTTGAGCCTAGATAACGGCAATAACACCGGGCCGGTTGCTTATCTTAAGGGCACCTCTGCTAAAGCCCTTCAGGTGCAAACTTCGGCTGGTTACAACGCCTTAGTACTCGACACTTCGACTACTCCTGCCCACCTTAAAGTTTATGACGGCACTGCCACAGGTGCTTATGCTGATATTTCTTACAATGACGGCACCAGTTCGGCTATTTTTACAGCCTCTGCCGGCACTGCTCAGTTCGGCGGCGGCAGCGTACCTACCTTATTAACGGCCGGCTCCGGACAAGCCGTAACCATAACTGGCCATACCAGCTCTAGCTGGACTCTTGATAACGGCGATTTGACGCTCGATGTGACTGGTGCGAGCGCCAATTTAAATATTGGCACCGGCGCACTAGCTAAAACAGTTAATATAGGCAATCAAACGGGCGCTACGGCCGTTAATATCAAGGCTGGTAGCGGCAATATTAATTTTATCCCTGTTGGCACCGGTAACACAGGCGTGGTTATTAAGCCAACCAATGCCAGTACTCTGGCATTTCAGGTCCAAAACTCTAGCAGCAGCAAGTCCGTAATGTCTGTTGATAACAGCAATAACCAAGTAGTAGTTGGTGATGGTAGCGCCTCTGGCATTACTGGCAAATTAGCCTTTAGCTACACCGGAGCCAGTGGCAAAATTATTCTGACTCCTAGTGGCAGCCCCGGCTCGAGTACCTTTACCCTGCAATTACCGTCAGAGAACGGCACGCTTTGTACGACGGCCGGCTCGGCCGCTTGTTTGGCGGTTTATGGTGGTGGTACGGCTGGTAACTTTATAGCTAAAGACGCCGTTGACACCTCTAGTGCCGACTCCGGTGCCGGTGCCCTGCTAACCCTAACCAACTCCGGCAGCGCCGGTTCAGGCAATGTGCTTAAACTTAATAACAATAACAATACTGGCTCTACTTTAGACGCCACTACAACCGGCAATCCAGGTGCGGGCAAGGCTGTGATTTACGCCGAGAATAAAAACGCTGCCCCAACCGGCAACCTAATTGATCTTGAATCAGGCACTGTGCCCACTAGCATGTTTAGCGTTGACGCAGCCGGCAATGTTAACAATGCCGGCACACTAACCAGCGCCGGCGATATAACCAGCTCAACCGGAATAATTAACAGCGATACCTTAAGCGGCAATGCCCTCACCTTTGGTGGCGCCAGTGCTGCGCTGATCCAGTCCGCCGCTTCGCAGGCATTAAATATCACTGGTCATACCGACTCCACTTGGTCACTTGATGCCGGCAATTTAACTTTGCAAACTTCGGCCGCTAATTCAACCCTAACCCTAGACGCTGGCTCTAGTGCTAATGGCACTATAAATATCGGCAATGGTGGTGCCTCTTCTATTAGCGTAGAGGCGGCCAATATTTCTTTGGGCAACAATGCGGCCTCTACTGTTCAGATCGGCTCTGCCAGTTTATCCAGTGGCACCCAAAATATTTATATAGGCAATAACACTTCTTCTGGCGGCACAACCAACATTGTAATCGGTGACGGCGGTTCGGCGTCTGGCGGTTCAATCACCGTAAGATCTAGCGGCACCGCAGTTTTGTCGGGATCAACCACCAGTGTATCGGCTACCGGCACCGCTAGCTTATCTGGTGGCACCACTAATATTAGCTCTACTGGCACAACCACTGTTTCGGGCGCTACAACCAACGTTTCTTCAACTGGGACTACCAACATTAGCTCGACCGGCAACACAACTATTGCCACGAACAGCACCACCCGAGCTACCTTTGACACATCTAACCATTTATACCTCGGGAATGGTACGTCGGCAGCCTCGCCCAACAACTTCACTATCTTAGGAACGAACAGCAGCGCAACTGGCGTGGCTGGCGCAACTGTTTATTTGCAGGGTGGCAACGCTACAGTTGGCAGCGCCAACGGCGGCAATGTAAGTATTAGCGGAGGCAGCGGTACAGGTACCGGCGTAGCTGGCTTGGTCTTGATATCAACTCCGACTTTCTCTACCACCACTAACGATCCGAACTGTTATACCGGCGGAAGTTTGGTATCAACCAGCTGTACCATTGCCCAAGCGTCCGTTGACGACTCTGCCGGAATAATTGTCGGCTTCTTTAATGTTGGCCAGATCGCCACTTTGCCCAGTCCAACAATTAACATACCGGGGCGAGTTGTTTACGTAACTGCCGCCAATGGTTCGTCTGACTTCACGCTGGAAGTTAATGGTGGTGGCACCGGAAACGACATAGCTATGCGCCAAAACACCACAGCCACCATGGTCTGGAGCGGCTCCAAATGGACGGCTGCCGGCGCCTCTAGTTCCACTACCCTGCAGGCAGCCTACGACAATACCCTGCAGAGCGCCGGTGGTGCCGAACTTGTAGTTAGCCATACCTCGGCAACCAACGGCTTAACCATTCGTGATAGTTCAATTAACCCAGTTAACGGTACTTTGTTAAGCGTTCAGACTTCTTCAGCCGCTACGCTTATTTCCGTCAATGGCAATGTTACGGAATACGCCAGCGATGCTGGCGCTGAAACGGCCGGCAATACTACGAACACCTTCCCGGCCGGCACTTGGTCGACCGTTGGCTCCAGTTCGGTTAGTCGCTATACAACTGTTGGCAATTACGTTGATACTGGTCAGGCTTCGGTTTCTGTCGGCACTACTACGGCTGCTAACGATGGAGTTAAAAACACTCTCGACACCGCGCTCACCGCCAACATGAACTACAACGTCTCGTTTGCCGTCCGCTTGCTTTCCGGCACCTTTACCGATTTGAATGTCTATTACTCTAGTGATGGTACCACCGCTTCTGTTGTCTGTACTACCGGCAAAGCCGCTACCATAAGTATTTGGACTAAGATTAACTGTACTTTTGCGGCGCCGGCGAGTGGAATCACATCGAGTAATGCCATTTTGATCAGGCAGGCATCAAGCGGCACAGCCCGCAGCTTCTATATCGACAATCTGTCGGTAACCATCGCCGCCGACTTTAACTACGCTACTGATGGAGGCGTTGACGATAACGCGAACTTTTCTACTAATTGGACCAGTGTAGCTAGCGCTACTGTCAGCCGCAATACTGGCGTTGGTAATGACGCCAGCGATAGTGCGGAGGTAGATGCCACTACAACTGGTCAGGGTGTGCGCAACGAACTATCTATCAACCCATTGCCAAACACTCTGTATCGAATAACCGTGTACGTTTCGAGTACTGCCTCCGGTTTTAATAGTTTTACCGTTCGCTATTCGCCAAATGGCGGCACCAACTTTGTTAACTGCGCCGACTATAATACTCAATCTATTTCGGATACGGCTAACGCGTTTACCAAAGTAACCTGCTATATAAATACCAGCGGCACAGCCGTTACCGATCCGGATGTCTACTTTACCCAGTCCGATACAGCTACCCGCACCTTCTACGTAGACACCTTTTCGATGACGTTGTCTACCGACAGTACGCCGAACGTTCAAATCGGTGGCGGCAACGACGGCGGCCCAGTCACCCTTCTAACTCTCGACCGAGCCGCTTCTGCGCCAATTGCCTCTAACAACGACGCCTTCTTGGGCTCGATGTACTACGATACTACGCTCGGCAAACTGCAGTGCTATGAAGCCGATGGTTGGGGCGCTTGTGGTTCCAGCCCCGATAATATCGTGACCATCTCGCCGGAATACACCAATGCCGTTATGCACGGAACCGGTATTGGTACTATGACTTCTGATATTTGTTCGGATACTTTGCACGTCAATGACGGCACTTCTGGCCAACCAACTATCTGCGGCACCAACGAAACTTACAACTTCTACAAGTGGACCTCGCCGCAAGCCAGTGCTCAAACCTACAGTATTTACGTTACCTATCAGCTGCCAGACACCTTTAAGACCTTTGCTTCTGGCCAGACCTCGATTATGGGCCGCACCGATAGTAGCAATGCCACTGTTCAGTACAGTGTTTACAAAGAGGATTCAACCACTGGTCTCTCGCAGTGTGGTCCTACTGTATCGGTCTCTACCGGGTCGGTATCTTCGTGGAAAGTAGGCGTAGCCAGCGGTGCCGCTGACCCATCGACCTGTGGATTTGCCCCGAGCGACAGCATTGTATTTAAGATCGATGTAGTAGCCAGTCAAAACGCCGATGCTTACGTGGGCAACCTCAACTTCACCTTCAGCAACAAGTAG